A part of Oncorhynchus clarkii lewisi isolate Uvic-CL-2024 chromosome 17, UVic_Ocla_1.0, whole genome shotgun sequence genomic DNA contains:
- the LOC139370139 gene encoding zinc finger protein 260-like, with amino-acid sequence MSEPGSGCGVPAQRSSQRGPELLSVKLGDCNQTVELNVIVKEEEEEREINEGEEEEREEDRDSDSGEIPNPDSVNEPSSTESVLPPGCGSYPCPQCEKSFSSSTNLKNHQRVHTGEKPFDCSACGKSFSEKVNLKRHERVHSGEKPYHCTQCAKSFNHSGSLKEHERIHTGEKPYHCSLCGKNFRVAGGLKNHQRSHSGEKPYHCTQCGEGFTQLRNLKNHERIPIGGKPACAFNVIVQEEEGESDINVEEKREVEGEEDKSGVVNSACQSKNQTMRSKELSVELRDRIVSRHRSGEGYQKISAALKVPKNTVASIILKWKKFGTTKTLPRAGRPAKLSNRGEGPWSGR; translated from the exons ATGTCTGAACCAGGTTCTGGTTGTGGTGTTCCAGCCCAGAGAAGCTCACAGCGGGGTCCAGAGTTGCTGTCAGTGAAGCTGGGGGATTGCAATCAAACAGTGGAACTCAATGTGAttgtcaaagaggaggaggaggagagagaaatcaatgagggggaggaggaagagcgagaggaggacagggactcTGACTCAG GAGAGATCCCCAACCCAGACTCAGTCAACGAGCCCAGTTCCACAGAATCAGTACTACCACCTGGTTGTGGGAGTTACCCCTGTCCTCAATGTGAGAAGAGTTTCAGTTCCTCAACTAACCTAAAGAATCATCAAAGAGTACACACTGGAGAAAAACCTTTTGactgctcagcatgtgggaagagtttcagtgAGAAAGTAAACCTtaagagacatgagagagtacatagcggagagaagccttaccactgcaccCAATGTGCGAAGAGCTTCAATCATTCTGGAAGCCTTAaggaacatgagagaatacatacaggggagaagccttaccactgctctttGTGTGGAAAGAATTTTCGTGTCGCAGGAGGCCTAAAGAATCATCAGAGATCACAcagtggagagaagccttaccactgcactCAGTGTGGGGAGGGATTCACTCAGCTAAGAAATCTTAAAAATCATGAGAGAATACCCATTGGAGGGAAGCCTGCCTGTGCTTTCAATGTAATTGTccaagaggaggagggtgagagtgACATCAAtgtggaggaaaagagagaagtTGAGGGAGAGGAAGACAAAAGTGGTGTAGtaaacagtgcatgtcagagcaaaaaccaaaccatgaggtcgaaggaattgtccgtagagctccgtgacaggattgtgtcgaggcacagatctggggaagggtaccaaaaaatctctgcagcattgaaggtccccaagaacacagtggcctccatcattcttaaatggaagaagtttggaaccaccaagactcttcctagagctggccgcccggcaaaactgagcaatcggggagaagggccttggtctgggaggtga